A DNA window from Brassica napus cultivar Da-Ae chromosome A4, Da-Ae, whole genome shotgun sequence contains the following coding sequences:
- the LOC106364461 gene encoding B3 domain-containing protein REM10-like gives MPNSHKPHFLKPLLPDFHSGVTIPLGFFSQHIEGKTNRKTWKLRSDATDQTWEVIQEGRRLTGGWKDFTTAHDLQIGDIVIFKHEGDMVFHVTPFGPSCCEIQYTHPHIIKEEADADDAPSFSFDYCFQAEVTASNLKEDKLYLPEGATTCTALNKQCQEIILVNKEGNSWTVSLRFSEADGMYYIRRGWRKFCRANRCAIGDLFVFNVVGDGKTTPLMCVCPEREE, from the exons ATGCCTAATTCGCACAAACCTCATTTCTTGAAGCCTCTGCTTCCCGATTTCCACAGTGGCGTG ACAATACCACTTGGCTTCTTCTCACAGCACATAGAAGGGAAGACAAACCGGAAAACATGGAAACTAAGATCGGACGCTACAGATCAAACTTGGGAAGTGATACAAGAAGGCAGGAGACTCACCGGAGGTTGGAAAGATTTCACCACAGCACATGACCTTCAAATCGGTGACATTGTCATCTTCAAACACGAAGGAGATATGGTGTTTCATGTCACACCATTTGGTCCTAGCTGTTGTGAGATTCAGTATACACATCCTCACATCATCAAGGAAGAAGCCGATGCGGATGATGCTCCTTCTTTCTCATTTGACTATTGTTTTCAGGCTGAGGTCACTGCTTCGAATCTAAAAGAAGACAAACTT TATCTTCCTGAGGGAGCTACGACTTGTACTGCTTTGAACAAACAATGCCAAGAGATAATACTTGTCAACAAAGAGGGAAATTCATGGACTGTGAGTTTGCGATTTAGCGAAGCAGACGGCATGTATTACATCAGAAGAGGCTGGAGAAAGTTCTGTCGTGCTAACAGATGCGCCATAGGAGACTTATTTGTGTTCAATGTGGTTGGAGATGGGAAAACTACTCCACTAATGTGTGTATGTCCGGAAAGGGAAGAGTGA
- the LOC106364472 gene encoding uncharacterized protein At4g04775-like produces the protein MSSSSSVSGNTYFHRRHVERGTPKQCWCGEPAELCTSASRANPGRLYYCCRKGYIKRHLFKWADECLVEEVEDMKSVMSDMTKGISDLRVDVGRLEKELGKAEKMKCLMFPVVVCGFGMAIFWHYFFA, from the exons atgtcttcttcatcatctgtgTCTGGTAACACTTACTTTCACCGCCGGCATGTGGAAAGAGGAACGCCGAAACAGTGTTGGTGTGGTGAACCCGCTGAATTATGTACATCTGCATCACGGGCTAATCCAGGAAGACTGTACTATTGCTGTCGCAAAGGATATATTaag AGACATTTATTCAAATGGGCGGACGAGTGCTTGGTGGAAGAGGTAGAAGATATGAAATCGGTGATGAGTGACATGACCAAAGGCATATCAGATCTGAGAGTAGACGTTGGTCGGTTGGAGAAAGAACTCGGTAAAGCGGaaaagatgaagtgtttgatgttTCCAGTGGTGGTTTGTGGGTTTGGTATGGCCATATTTTGGCACTATTTCTTTGCGTAG